One Scyliorhinus canicula chromosome 12, sScyCan1.1, whole genome shotgun sequence genomic region harbors:
- the zgc:158785 gene encoding E3 ubiquitin-protein ligase MARCHF3 isoform X1, whose amino-acid sequence MILLQIHPRILTNTQGRKKLKVDTILMTSVPTFEIKRDVLNWTECFRQMVTMKTDNLQASECQLNNTCYNPPIARSVNLLSESVQKPQYVVEVSGSDGHLPSSVVVMSTTSSDIPICRICHEPNDKENLLSPCECSGTLGTVHRSCLEQWLAASCSSHCELCHFQFVLERMPRPLTEWLKDPTLQQKRRMLCGDIICFLFITPLASLSGWLCVQGTVDHFYFSSSVEAVGLLILSAVLITIYLLWTTASFRYHIRLLKEWRRTNQTVKLLIPNSQVSLSNKPNRLAQSSSIIVSKETIV is encoded by the exons ATGATTCTACTCCAGatacatccaaggatattgaCAAACACACAAGGAAGAAAGAAGCTGAAG GTGGACACTATATTAATGACTTCAGTTCCTACATTTGAAATAAAGAGGGACGTATTAAATTGGACAGAATGTTTTAGACAGATGGTTACCATGAAGACTGATAACTTGCAGGCATCAGAATGCCAATTGAACAATACATGCTACAACCCACCAATTGCCAGGTCTGTCAATCTGTTATCAGAGAGCGTACAGAAGCCACAATATGTGGTAGAGGTTTCAGGCAGTGATGGACATCTCCCATCATCAGTGGTCGTGATGAGCACCACTTCTAG TGATATTCCAATCTGTAGAATTTGCCATGAACCCAATGATAAAGAGAATCTTCTCTCTCCATGCGAGTGCTCTGGGACTTTGGGGACAGTTCATCGCAGTTGTCTCGAACAGTGGCTGGCAGCTTCTTGTTCCAGCCACTGCGAACTATGTCACTTTCAATTTGTTTTGGAGCGAATGCCAAGACCACTGACCGAG TGGCTGAAGGATCCAACATTACAACAAAAGAGGAGGATGCTATGTGGAGACATTATCTGTTTCCTTTTCATTACTCCACTGGCCAGTTTGTCGGGCTGGCTGTGTGTCCAAGGAACAGTTGACCATTTTTACTTCAGTAGTAGTGTAGAAGCAGTTGGACTTCTTATCCTCTCAGCTGTCCTAATTACGATTTACCTACTCTGGACCACT GCTTCTTTTCGGTACCATATTAGGCTGCTGAAGGAATGGAGACGGACCAACCAGACTGTAAAACTGCTTATTCCAAACTCTCAAGTGTCGCTTAGCAACAAACCCAATCGTCTAGCTCAAAGCTCGAGCATAATTGTTTCTAAAGAGACTATTGTCTAA
- the zgc:158785 gene encoding E3 ubiquitin-protein ligase MARCHF3 isoform X2, protein MTSVPTFEIKRDVLNWTECFRQMVTMKTDNLQASECQLNNTCYNPPIARSVNLLSESVQKPQYVVEVSGSDGHLPSSVVVMSTTSSDIPICRICHEPNDKENLLSPCECSGTLGTVHRSCLEQWLAASCSSHCELCHFQFVLERMPRPLTEWLKDPTLQQKRRMLCGDIICFLFITPLASLSGWLCVQGTVDHFYFSSSVEAVGLLILSAVLITIYLLWTTASFRYHIRLLKEWRRTNQTVKLLIPNSQVSLSNKPNRLAQSSSIIVSKETIV, encoded by the exons ATGACTTCAGTTCCTACATTTGAAATAAAGAGGGACGTATTAAATTGGACAGAATGTTTTAGACAGATGGTTACCATGAAGACTGATAACTTGCAGGCATCAGAATGCCAATTGAACAATACATGCTACAACCCACCAATTGCCAGGTCTGTCAATCTGTTATCAGAGAGCGTACAGAAGCCACAATATGTGGTAGAGGTTTCAGGCAGTGATGGACATCTCCCATCATCAGTGGTCGTGATGAGCACCACTTCTAG TGATATTCCAATCTGTAGAATTTGCCATGAACCCAATGATAAAGAGAATCTTCTCTCTCCATGCGAGTGCTCTGGGACTTTGGGGACAGTTCATCGCAGTTGTCTCGAACAGTGGCTGGCAGCTTCTTGTTCCAGCCACTGCGAACTATGTCACTTTCAATTTGTTTTGGAGCGAATGCCAAGACCACTGACCGAG TGGCTGAAGGATCCAACATTACAACAAAAGAGGAGGATGCTATGTGGAGACATTATCTGTTTCCTTTTCATTACTCCACTGGCCAGTTTGTCGGGCTGGCTGTGTGTCCAAGGAACAGTTGACCATTTTTACTTCAGTAGTAGTGTAGAAGCAGTTGGACTTCTTATCCTCTCAGCTGTCCTAATTACGATTTACCTACTCTGGACCACT GCTTCTTTTCGGTACCATATTAGGCTGCTGAAGGAATGGAGACGGACCAACCAGACTGTAAAACTGCTTATTCCAAACTCTCAAGTGTCGCTTAGCAACAAACCCAATCGTCTAGCTCAAAGCTCGAGCATAATTGTTTCTAAAGAGACTATTGTCTAA